The following are encoded together in the Mycolicibacterium arabiense genome:
- a CDS encoding isocitrate lyase/PEP mutase family protein, translating to MSKHERKPDLADLAATLLTLHVPGTPVILPTVWDAWSAQLAVDAGFSALTVGSHPVADSIGKEDGEVMSFDDLTTRVAQITGAVDVPISVDVESGYGETPERLIEGLLAVGAVGLNVEDTVHSDGKRIRSAEEHAALVGGLRKAADAAGVHVVINARTDLFLRQDGDESDRFERAVSRLKLAAEAGADSLYPVGRHDDDTYRRLAEELPLPINAIALPDQDDPASFGPLGVGRISFGPYLQFALAERAKEILGRWQ from the coding sequence TTGTCCAAGCACGAACGCAAGCCCGATTTGGCGGACCTCGCGGCAACGCTGTTGACGCTGCACGTGCCGGGTACGCCGGTGATCCTGCCGACCGTCTGGGACGCCTGGTCGGCGCAACTCGCCGTCGACGCGGGGTTCAGCGCCCTGACCGTGGGCAGCCATCCGGTGGCCGACTCGATTGGCAAGGAGGACGGCGAGGTGATGTCGTTCGACGACCTGACGACACGCGTCGCGCAGATCACCGGCGCCGTCGACGTACCGATCTCGGTGGACGTCGAGTCTGGGTACGGCGAGACGCCCGAGCGCCTCATCGAAGGGTTGCTCGCGGTGGGTGCGGTTGGCCTGAACGTCGAGGACACCGTGCACTCCGACGGTAAGCGGATCCGCTCGGCCGAGGAGCACGCCGCCCTCGTCGGCGGGTTGCGCAAGGCTGCCGACGCGGCAGGCGTGCACGTGGTGATCAACGCCCGCACCGACCTGTTCCTCCGCCAGGACGGCGACGAGTCGGACCGCTTCGAGCGGGCGGTGTCGCGGCTGAAGCTGGCTGCCGAGGCCGGCGCCGACAGCCTGTACCCGGTCGGTAGGCACGACGACGACACCTACCGGCGGCTCGCCGAGGAGCTACCGCTGCCGATCAACGCGATCGCACTCCCGGACCAGGACGACCCGGCGTCGTTCGGGCCGCTGGGCGTCGGCCGGATCAGCTTCGGTCCGTACTTGCAGTTCGCGCTGGCCGAGCGGGCCAAGGAGATCCTCGGCCGCTGGCAGTAG
- a CDS encoding fumarate reductase/succinate dehydrogenase flavoprotein subunit, with the protein MASHEAQLERHEYDVVVIGAGGAGLRAVIEARERGLRVAVVTKSLFGKAHTVMAEGGCAAAMKNANAKDTWQIHFADTMRGGKFLNNWRMAELHAQEAPDRVWELETYGALFDRTKDGKISQRNFGGHTYPRLAHVGDRTGLEIIRTLQHKIVSLQQEDKRELGDYEARIKVFHECAITDLILDKGPREESSAPHEATGADTGPTGKIAGAFGYWRETGNFILLEAPAVVLATGGIGKSFKVSSNSWEYTGDGHALALRAGSTLINMEFIQFHPTGMVWPLSVKGILVTEGVRGDGGVLKNSEGKRFMFDYIPEVFKGQYAESEEEADKWLADNDSARRTPDLLPRDEVARAIVAEVKAGRGTPHGGVYLDIASRMPTEEIKRRLPSMYHQFIELAEVDITKDEMEVGPTCHYVMGGIEVDPDTGGAATPGLFAAGECSGGMHGSNRLGGNSLSDLLVFGRRAGLGASDYVRALTDRPKVSQEALDEATKMALAPFEPHDNPENPYTLHAELQESMNDLVGIIRKEEEIEQALAKLDELRGRLQNVAVEGGHVYNPGWHLAIDMRNMLLVSECVAKAALQRTESRGGHTRDDYPEMDAKWRNKLLVCRTTDAATAEAMVPRVTVEAEAQDPMRPDLLECFELSELEKYYTDGELHEHPQRKG; encoded by the coding sequence ATGGCTTCGCACGAAGCTCAACTGGAACGGCACGAATACGACGTCGTCGTCATCGGTGCCGGCGGCGCCGGACTACGGGCAGTAATCGAGGCACGCGAACGCGGACTGCGGGTCGCGGTCGTCACCAAGTCGCTGTTCGGCAAGGCGCACACGGTGATGGCCGAGGGCGGCTGCGCCGCTGCGATGAAGAACGCGAATGCCAAGGACACCTGGCAGATCCACTTCGCCGACACCATGCGGGGCGGCAAGTTCCTGAACAACTGGCGGATGGCCGAACTGCACGCGCAGGAAGCCCCCGACCGGGTGTGGGAACTCGAGACCTACGGCGCGCTGTTCGACCGCACCAAGGACGGCAAGATCAGCCAGCGCAACTTCGGCGGGCACACCTACCCGCGGCTCGCGCACGTCGGCGACCGCACGGGCCTGGAGATCATCCGCACGCTGCAGCACAAGATCGTCTCGCTGCAGCAGGAGGACAAGCGCGAACTCGGTGACTACGAGGCCCGCATCAAGGTCTTCCACGAATGCGCCATCACCGACCTGATCCTCGACAAGGGGCCGCGCGAGGAGTCGAGCGCACCCCACGAGGCCACCGGCGCGGACACGGGTCCGACGGGCAAGATCGCGGGTGCCTTCGGCTATTGGCGTGAGACCGGCAACTTCATCCTGCTGGAGGCGCCTGCGGTGGTGCTCGCGACCGGCGGCATCGGCAAGTCGTTCAAGGTGTCGTCGAACTCGTGGGAGTACACCGGCGACGGCCACGCGTTGGCGCTGCGCGCCGGGTCGACGCTGATCAACATGGAGTTCATCCAGTTCCACCCGACCGGCATGGTCTGGCCGCTGTCGGTGAAGGGGATCCTGGTCACCGAGGGCGTACGCGGCGACGGCGGGGTGCTGAAGAACTCCGAAGGCAAGCGCTTCATGTTCGACTACATCCCCGAGGTCTTCAAGGGGCAGTACGCGGAGAGCGAGGAAGAGGCCGACAAGTGGTTGGCGGACAACGACTCCGCCCGTCGCACACCCGACCTGCTCCCCCGCGACGAGGTCGCCCGCGCGATCGTCGCCGAGGTGAAGGCAGGCCGCGGCACCCCGCACGGCGGCGTCTACCTCGACATCGCCTCGCGCATGCCGACCGAGGAGATCAAGCGTCGACTGCCGTCGATGTACCACCAGTTCATCGAGCTGGCCGAGGTCGACATCACCAAGGACGAGATGGAGGTCGGCCCGACCTGCCACTACGTCATGGGTGGCATCGAGGTCGATCCCGACACGGGCGGCGCCGCGACGCCAGGGCTGTTCGCCGCAGGCGAGTGCTCCGGCGGCATGCACGGCAGCAACCGCCTCGGCGGGAACTCGCTGTCCGACCTGCTGGTGTTCGGCCGCCGCGCCGGGCTCGGCGCGTCCGATTACGTGCGGGCCCTGACCGACCGGCCCAAGGTGTCGCAGGAGGCGCTCGACGAGGCCACCAAGATGGCGTTGGCGCCGTTCGAGCCGCACGACAATCCCGAGAACCCGTACACCCTGCACGCCGAACTGCAGGAGTCGATGAACGATCTCGTCGGCATCATCCGCAAGGAAGAGGAGATCGAGCAGGCGCTCGCCAAGCTCGACGAACTCAGGGGCCGGCTGCAGAACGTCGCCGTCGAGGGCGGCCACGTCTACAACCCCGGCTGGCATCTCGCGATCGACATGCGAAACATGCTGCTGGTCAGCGAATGCGTGGCCAAGGCAGCGCTGCAGCGCACCGAGAGCCGCGGCGGACACACCCGCGACGACTACCCCGAGATGGACGCCAAGTGGCGCAACAAGCTGCTGGTGTGCCGGACCACCGACGCGGCGACCGCCGAGGCGATGGTCCCGCGCGTGACGGTGGAGGCCGAGGCGCAGGATCCGATGCGGCCCGACCTGCTGGAGTGCTTCGAACTGTCCGAGCTGGAGAAGTACTACACCGACGGCGAACTCCACGAGCACCCCCAACGGAAGGGCTGA
- a CDS encoding succinate dehydrogenase/fumarate reductase iron-sulfur subunit, producing the protein MASYDASLRVWRGDDSGGELKDYTVEVNEGEVVLDIIHRLQATQANDLAVRWNCKAGKCGSCSAEVNGRPRLLCMTRMSTFGEDETVTVTPLRTFPVMRDLVTDVSFNYEKAREIPSFTPPKDLQPGEYRMQQEDVNRSQEFRKCIECFLCQNVCHVVRDHEENKQAFSGPRYLMRIAELDMHPLDVADRKDMAQEEHGLGYCNITKCCTEVCPEHIKITDNALIPMKERVADRKYDPIVWLGNKLFRR; encoded by the coding sequence ATGGCTTCCTACGATGCGAGCCTGCGGGTCTGGCGCGGCGACGACTCAGGCGGCGAGCTGAAGGACTACACCGTCGAGGTCAACGAGGGCGAGGTGGTGCTCGACATCATCCACCGCCTGCAGGCCACGCAGGCCAACGACCTCGCCGTGCGGTGGAACTGCAAGGCAGGCAAGTGCGGATCGTGCTCGGCGGAGGTCAACGGCCGTCCCCGACTGCTATGCATGACCCGCATGTCGACCTTCGGGGAGGACGAGACCGTCACCGTCACCCCGCTGCGGACATTCCCCGTGATGCGCGACCTGGTTACCGACGTGTCCTTCAACTACGAGAAGGCGCGCGAGATCCCGTCGTTCACCCCACCGAAGGATCTGCAGCCGGGCGAGTACCGGATGCAGCAGGAGGACGTGAACCGGAGCCAAGAGTTCCGCAAGTGCATCGAGTGCTTCCTGTGCCAGAACGTCTGCCACGTGGTGCGTGATCACGAGGAGAACAAGCAGGCGTTCTCCGGGCCGCGGTACCTCATGCGCATCGCCGAGCTGGACATGCACCCGCTCGACGTCGCGGACCGCAAGGACATGGCGCAGGAAGAGCACGGGCTCGGCTACTGCAACATCACCAAGTGCTGCACCGAGGTGTGCCCCGAGCACATCAAGATCACCGACAACGCGCTGATCCCGATGAAGGAACGCGTCGCCGACCGCAAGTACGACCCGATCGTGTGGTTGGGCAACAAGCTGTTCCGGCGGTAG
- a CDS encoding flavin reductase family protein, which translates to MSSTELSPSSLREAFGHFPTGVIAIAAEVDGVRVGLAASTFVPVSLDPPLVSFCVQNTSTTWPKLVDLPSLGISVLGEAHDAAARTLAAKTGDRFAGLETVSRDSGAVFIEGTSVWLESAIEQQILAGDHTIVVLRVSEITVHDDVAPIVFHRSTFRRLGQ; encoded by the coding sequence ATGAGCAGCACAGAACTGAGCCCGTCGTCTCTGCGCGAGGCGTTCGGGCACTTCCCGACGGGCGTCATCGCGATCGCCGCCGAGGTCGACGGCGTGCGCGTCGGGTTGGCCGCGAGCACGTTCGTCCCGGTGTCGCTGGATCCGCCGCTGGTGTCGTTCTGCGTGCAGAACACCTCGACCACGTGGCCGAAGCTTGTCGACCTGCCGTCGCTGGGCATCAGCGTGCTCGGCGAGGCGCACGACGCCGCCGCGCGGACGCTGGCGGCCAAGACCGGCGACCGGTTCGCCGGCCTGGAGACCGTGTCACGGGACAGCGGCGCGGTGTTCATCGAAGGCACCAGCGTGTGGCTGGAGAGCGCGATTGAACAGCAGATCCTCGCGGGCGATCACACGATCGTCGTGCTGCGGGTCAGCGAGATCACCGTGCACGACGACGTCGCACCCATCGTCTTCCACCGGAGCACGTTCCGCCGCCTGGGCCAGTAG
- a CDS encoding isopenicillin N synthase family dioxygenase, which translates to MVHTTSLPVVDLGDDPATLRARLRDVAHEVGFFLLTGHGVPAELTERVLTEARRLFALPQAEKDAVAMVRSPHFRGYTRLGGELTGGTVDWREQIDIGPERVPLADPSEPYLRLQGPNQWPSALPELPGVIAEWDAALADVGRTLLRHWAASLGAPEDVFDAAFAETPATLIKIVRYPAQADSPQGVGAHRDAGALTLLLAEPGSRGLQVRDVTGDWIDVDPLPGAFIVNIGEMLEIASGGYLRATEHRVALSTRERISVPYFFNPRLDARLPVLTLPAELADRARGVTADPSNEEIFAVYGRNAWKSRLRAHPDVAAAHGYA; encoded by the coding sequence ATGGTGCACACGACCTCGCTGCCCGTCGTCGATCTCGGCGACGACCCCGCGACGCTGCGCGCCCGGTTGCGCGACGTCGCGCACGAGGTCGGCTTCTTCCTCCTCACCGGGCACGGCGTCCCGGCCGAGCTGACCGAGCGCGTGCTGACCGAGGCGCGTCGCCTGTTCGCGCTGCCGCAGGCCGAGAAGGACGCGGTCGCGATGGTGCGCAGCCCGCACTTCCGCGGCTACACGCGGCTGGGCGGGGAGCTGACCGGCGGCACCGTCGACTGGCGCGAACAGATCGACATCGGCCCCGAGCGCGTCCCGCTCGCCGATCCGTCCGAGCCGTACCTGCGGCTGCAGGGGCCGAATCAGTGGCCGTCCGCGCTGCCCGAGCTGCCGGGCGTCATCGCGGAGTGGGATGCCGCGCTGGCCGACGTCGGTCGCACGCTGCTGCGGCACTGGGCGGCGTCGCTCGGCGCCCCCGAGGACGTCTTCGACGCGGCGTTCGCCGAGACGCCCGCCACGCTCATCAAGATCGTGCGCTATCCCGCGCAGGCCGATTCGCCCCAGGGCGTCGGCGCCCACCGCGATGCCGGAGCCCTGACGCTCCTGCTCGCCGAACCAGGGAGCCGCGGTCTGCAGGTGCGAGACGTGACAGGCGACTGGATCGACGTCGACCCACTGCCCGGCGCGTTCATCGTCAACATCGGCGAGATGCTGGAGATCGCCAGCGGCGGGTATCTGCGGGCGACCGAGCACCGCGTCGCGCTGAGCACGCGGGAACGAATCTCGGTGCCCTACTTCTTCAATCCCCGACTCGACGCCCGACTCCCGGTGCTGACGCTGCCCGCCGAACTGGCCGACCGGGCTCGGGGAGTCACCGCCGACCCGTCGAACGAGGAGATCTTCGCGGTCTACGGCCGCAACGCGTGGAAGAGCAGGCTGCGGGCCCACCCCGACGTGGCGGCAGCCCACGGCTATGCGTAG
- a CDS encoding GAP family protein, whose amino-acid sequence MWIPLLMMAVAVSLEPFRIGMTVLAINRPRPALQLLAFLAGGFVMGTTVGVVVLFVLRPALGSAHFTLPRVQIVVGLVLLVNAALVAAGLLSRSKTTSGGLTDRIPASISGRARRLLNGGSLWTAGVAGLGIALPSIDYVAALALIVASGATAATQFGALLLFNVVAFALVEIPLLCYLVAPDRTRSMLAALYDWLRAQGRRGVAVLLAVVGCALVGVGFAGL is encoded by the coding sequence ATGTGGATCCCGCTCCTGATGATGGCCGTCGCGGTCAGTCTGGAGCCGTTCCGGATCGGCATGACGGTGCTCGCGATCAACCGGCCGCGGCCCGCACTGCAGCTGCTCGCGTTCCTGGCCGGCGGTTTCGTCATGGGCACCACGGTCGGCGTCGTCGTGCTGTTCGTGCTGCGGCCCGCCCTCGGGTCGGCCCACTTCACGCTGCCTCGCGTGCAGATCGTCGTCGGCCTGGTGCTGCTGGTCAACGCCGCGTTGGTCGCCGCGGGCCTGCTGAGCCGGTCGAAGACGACGAGCGGGGGGTTGACCGACCGGATACCGGCGTCGATCTCGGGCCGCGCCCGGCGACTGCTGAACGGCGGTTCACTGTGGACGGCAGGCGTCGCGGGCCTCGGCATCGCGCTGCCGTCGATCGACTACGTCGCCGCGCTGGCGCTCATCGTCGCGTCCGGCGCCACCGCGGCAACGCAATTCGGCGCGCTGCTGCTGTTCAACGTGGTGGCGTTCGCGCTCGTCGAGATCCCGCTGCTGTGCTACCTGGTCGCCCCGGACCGCACCCGCTCGATGCTCGCCGCGCTCTACGACTGGCTGCGCGCTCAGGGCAGGCGCGGGGTGGCCGTGCTGTTGGCGGTCGTCGGGTGCGCGCTGGTCGGCGTGGGCTTTGCCGGCCTGTAG
- the pe gene encoding acyltransferase PE, with amino-acid sequence MKRLLALGTASATIGAAGVLGLGTAAADDTPVPPPPPVPGAGPQGPPPIGTPGRAYALGGAHVLGIPYDEYIMRTGAEWFPGLDRQIVDYPAGQVQGHTLERLFPGIGRLDDGFPGLGIDGPSYGESIDVGGPNLIQAIRAGGPGTVIGLSEGASVLDDVQARLAYDPAAPPPDQLSFATYGNPVGKHAFGESFLTQMFPVGAVVPSLDYRIPAPVESQYDTYKFVSAYDSIADWPDRPDNWMSVANAIVGLATGHTAVAFTNPSMVPPQNVRTTVNSRGAKTTTYMIPEEHLPLVLPFKYLGVPAETLNRLDAVLQPMVDAGYSRNDDPLTAPITVDPVNGYDPAEVTAPATNAAFGGGSDPVSQLLAGMQYVLNSQAQP; translated from the coding sequence ATGAAGCGACTTCTCGCCCTTGGCACGGCTTCCGCGACCATCGGCGCCGCAGGCGTCCTCGGCTTGGGCACCGCAGCGGCCGACGACACTCCGGTTCCGCCGCCGCCTCCCGTCCCCGGTGCCGGACCGCAGGGGCCGCCGCCGATCGGCACCCCCGGCAGGGCCTACGCCCTGGGCGGCGCGCACGTGCTCGGCATCCCGTACGACGAATACATCATGCGCACCGGCGCCGAATGGTTCCCCGGCCTCGACCGCCAGATCGTCGACTACCCCGCGGGCCAGGTGCAGGGCCACACCCTGGAACGGCTGTTCCCCGGCATCGGCCGCCTCGACGACGGCTTCCCGGGCCTGGGCATCGACGGTCCGAGCTACGGCGAGTCCATCGACGTCGGCGGGCCCAACCTCATTCAGGCCATCCGCGCGGGAGGCCCCGGCACGGTCATCGGACTCTCCGAGGGTGCGTCGGTGCTCGACGACGTCCAGGCGCGGCTGGCGTACGACCCGGCCGCTCCGCCACCGGACCAGTTGAGCTTCGCCACGTACGGCAACCCGGTCGGCAAGCACGCGTTCGGCGAGAGCTTCCTGACCCAGATGTTCCCGGTCGGCGCCGTCGTTCCTTCGCTGGACTACCGCATCCCGGCCCCGGTCGAGAGCCAGTACGACACGTACAAGTTCGTCTCCGCCTACGACAGCATCGCCGACTGGCCGGACCGGCCGGACAACTGGATGAGCGTCGCCAACGCGATCGTCGGCCTCGCGACCGGCCACACCGCGGTGGCCTTCACCAACCCGAGCATGGTGCCGCCGCAGAACGTTCGGACGACGGTCAACTCGCGCGGCGCGAAGACCACCACGTACATGATCCCGGAGGAGCACCTGCCGCTGGTGCTTCCGTTCAAGTACCTCGGAGTCCCGGCCGAGACGCTGAACCGGCTCGACGCGGTGTTGCAGCCGATGGTCGACGCGGGCTACTCGCGCAACGACGATCCGCTGACCGCGCCGATCACGGTGGACCCGGTCAACGGCTACGACCCGGCGGAGGTCACCGCGCCCGCCACGAACGCGGCCTTCGGCGGCGGTTCGGATCCGGTGTCGCAGCTCCTCGCAGGCATGCAGTACGTGCTGAACAGCCAGGCGCAGCCCTAG